One Hemibagrus wyckioides isolate EC202008001 linkage group LG07, SWU_Hwy_1.0, whole genome shotgun sequence DNA segment encodes these proteins:
- the gpr185b gene encoding G-protein coupled receptor 12, whose product MIHSLAAAMSNQLQNTSSLNSVGVWNFQDARNSSPVHTADLQPLTVSPWDIALCVTGTLISCENAIVIAILFYTPTLRAPMFVLIGSLAFADLLAGLGLILNFIFIYMFNTEFVTLVSVGLLIAAFSASVLNILAITVDRYLSLYNALTYNTERTMTFTYVMVVFIWLVCITLGLLPVLGWNCLQDEAHCSICRPVTKNNAVVLAVTFLLVFALMMQLYLQICKIAFRHAQQIAVQHQFMAISTTKGVSTLSAILCTFAACWMPFAMYSIVADSSYPMIYTYATVLPATCNSVINPIIYAFRNPDIQKSLWLACCGCVPANFSQRPRTSSDV is encoded by the coding sequence aTGATTCACTCTCTTGCAGCAGCAATGAGCAACCAACTTCAAAACACCTCCTCTCTGAACTCAGTCGGCGTGTGGAATTTCCAGGACGCACGCAACTCGTCACCTGTGCACACTGCAGACCTGCAGCCCCTTACCGTTAGCCCTTGGGACATTGCGCTGTGTGTGACTGGGACACTCATTTCCTGTGAGAATGCGATTGTGATCGCCATCCTGTTCTACACTCCCACCCTGCGGGCACCCATGTTTGTCCTGATAGGGAGCCTTGCTTTTGCGGACCTGCTTGCAGGCCTCGGCTTGATTCTGAACTTTATCTTCATCTACATGTTCAACACAGAGTTTGTCACGCTGGTGTCGGTCGGGCTGCTCATTGCTGCATTCTCTGCCTCTGTACTCAACATCCTGGCTATCACAGTGGACCGATACCTGTCTCTCTACAACGCACTAACCTACAACACGGAACGCACAATGACTTTCACCTACGTGATGGTGGTGTTCATTTGGCTGGTGTGCATCACGCTTGGTCTGCTGCCTGTGCTTGGATGGAACTGTCTCCAGGACGAGGCCCACTGCAGCATTTGTCGCCCAGTCACCAAGAACAACGCCGTGGTCCTTGCGGTGACTTTCCTGCTTGTGTTTGCGCTCATGATGCAGCTCTACCTGCAGATCTGTAAGATTGCCTTCCGTCATGCGCAGCAGATTGCTGTGCAGCACCAGTTCATGGCTATTTCCACCACTAAAGGGGTCTCTACACTTTCTGCCATTCTGTGCACTTTTGCCGCATGCTGGATGCCCTTCGCCATGTATTCGATTGTGGCGGATTCTAGCTACCCAATGATCTACACATATGCCACAGTACTGCCAGCGACATGCAACTCCGTTATAAACCCAATTATTTACGCCTTCAGAAACCCAGACATTCAGAAATCCCTGTGGCTAGCCTGCTGCGGATGTGTCCCAGCCAATTTCTCCCAACGACCAAGGACATCAAGTGACGTATAG